A genomic region of Leptolyngbya sp. NIES-2104 contains the following coding sequences:
- a CDS encoding macro domain-containing protein gives MYNLEQILKTHAVAMVKRGLFHRVILGCKKKPFKVFVSTFIAYAAIWTLLDPLLSMVSSAQKYFSGELKFFILVLVSSLIGLGKTALPGEITLQYANSTIKVVFDDLFASDGFKVVPVSRYFHEIEVIPTSLQNKIIQMFVQSAEGSKGSEAYEKSLSSALQSTKYEEIYRPATNREEKYYPLGTTIPLGLNGDDYLLFALTDTELKGYIPHDNCSVSKMWVALEIFWQNARIHSRGSSLNIPLIGSGVTGIRLNQNQILELNLLSIANAIEEGGKITTEEIRIVLHSKYMEIIDLNDFQDLWK, from the coding sequence GTGTATAATTTAGAACAAATTCTCAAAACCCACGCAGTTGCAATGGTGAAGCGCGGTCTTTTTCATAGAGTTATTTTAGGATGCAAGAAAAAGCCATTTAAAGTTTTCGTTAGTACATTCATTGCTTATGCCGCTATCTGGACTCTTCTAGATCCCCTTCTCAGTATGGTGTCATCAGCACAAAAATATTTTTCAGGAGAACTGAAGTTTTTTATTCTAGTACTTGTCAGCAGTTTAATTGGGCTAGGTAAAACCGCATTGCCAGGAGAAATAACGCTCCAATATGCTAACTCAACAATAAAAGTAGTTTTTGATGACTTATTTGCATCTGATGGGTTCAAGGTAGTTCCCGTCAGCAGATACTTTCATGAAATAGAGGTGATACCTACAAGTTTACAGAACAAGATTATCCAAATGTTTGTACAGTCTGCGGAAGGCTCAAAAGGCTCTGAGGCTTATGAAAAAAGCTTGTCTTCTGCTCTCCAAAGTACTAAATATGAAGAAATATATAGACCTGCTACAAATAGAGAAGAAAAGTACTATCCACTCGGTACAACAATACCTCTTGGGCTTAATGGAGATGACTATCTACTATTTGCTCTCACTGACACCGAATTGAAAGGTTATATTCCTCATGACAATTGTAGTGTTTCTAAAATGTGGGTCGCTCTAGAGATCTTTTGGCAGAATGCAAGAATTCATTCGCGTGGTAGCTCTTTGAATATACCGTTGATAGGCAGTGGAGTAACTGGTATTAGATTAAACCAAAATCAAATTCTTGAGCTAAATCTACTATCGATCGCAAATGCTATTGAAGAAGGAGGCAAGATAACTACTGAAGAAATCAGAATAGTTCTTCATTCTAAATATATGGAAATTATTGACTTAAACGATTTTCAAGATTTATGGAAGTGA
- a CDS encoding DUF433 domain-containing protein, with translation MTLTIVAESAPLQANEDGVILIGGTRVTLDTVAAVFNQGATAEEITYRYPSLNLADVYATIAFYLKHQSEVESYLQQRQQKSQEIREMNQARFDSQGLRNRLLARRTEQEAC, from the coding sequence ATGACATTGACAATAGTGGCTGAATCTGCTCCTCTACAAGCGAATGAAGATGGTGTAATTCTTATTGGAGGAACTCGTGTAACCCTAGATACTGTGGCTGCTGTCTTTAATCAAGGTGCAACAGCAGAAGAGATTACTTACCGTTATCCCTCTCTGAATCTAGCTGATGTCTACGCTACGATCGCCTTCTATCTGAAGCATCAATCGGAAGTAGAATCCTACTTACAACAACGACAGCAGAAATCGCAAGAAATTCGGGAAATGAATCAAGCCAGGTTTGACTCGCAAGGCTTGCGTAATCGTCTTCTTGCCCGCAGAACTGAGCAGGAAGCATGTTGA
- a CDS encoding DUF5615 family PIN-like protein, whose product MLKFLADENFDNMIVRGLFRRNPTLDIIRVQDVGLSGKDDPAILEWAAQEGRVLLTHDVATITRYAYDRVREGQPMPGVIEISTDAPIGRVIEDVLVLIACSQEGELEGQVQYLPW is encoded by the coding sequence ATGTTGAAATTTCTGGCTGATGAAAACTTCGATAATATGATCGTTCGAGGATTATTTCGGCGTAATCCAACACTTGATATCATTCGTGTCCAAGATGTTGGACTGTCAGGCAAAGATGATCCAGCAATTTTGGAGTGGGCTGCACAAGAAGGGCGAGTTCTACTTACTCACGATGTCGCTACGATTACTCGCTATGCCTACGATCGAGTTAGGGAAGGGCAACCCATGCCAGGAGTTATCGAAATTAGCACAGATGCTCCCATCGGTCGGGTTATTGAGGATGTTCTTGTATTGATAGCGTGCAGTCAGGAGGGAGAGTTGGAAGGGCAAGTTCAGTATCTCCCGTGGTGA
- a CDS encoding DUF1028 domain-containing protein, translating to MTFSIVAWDSQTQMTGIAVATKHLAVGSLVPHVKASVGAIATQAQTNPLLGIHGIQLLEQRIASEGTANEITVEDIIYLLLENDLEADDRQLHLVDHNGQTAAWTGKNCVDWAGHLTFPEFSVAGNMLVGEQVLTAMAQAYQAKAGMEFSERLLQALEAGERAGGDKRGRQSAAIYVMNQDVYPHLDLRVDHHQDPIAQLRFLFEESRKDYYQSFRQTMPSQCLRTHSVTANELAKRIQDVIRKKSNFKAIESPLEITEPRR from the coding sequence ATGACATTCTCGATCGTAGCTTGGGACTCACAAACGCAAATGACCGGGATTGCTGTAGCGACGAAACATCTAGCAGTCGGATCGCTTGTGCCTCATGTGAAAGCTTCTGTGGGTGCGATCGCAACACAAGCTCAGACTAATCCCTTACTCGGAATTCACGGCATTCAACTGTTAGAACAACGAATCGCCAGTGAAGGAACAGCGAACGAAATCACTGTCGAAGACATTATCTATTTACTGCTAGAGAACGATCTAGAAGCAGACGACCGCCAACTGCATTTAGTCGATCACAATGGGCAAACCGCCGCTTGGACTGGGAAAAACTGCGTGGATTGGGCGGGACATTTGACCTTTCCAGAGTTTTCGGTAGCTGGAAATATGCTGGTTGGTGAGCAAGTGCTCACCGCAATGGCACAAGCGTATCAAGCAAAAGCAGGCATGGAGTTTTCAGAGCGACTATTGCAAGCGTTGGAAGCGGGAGAACGAGCAGGCGGCGACAAACGCGGCAGACAGTCGGCGGCAATTTATGTGATGAATCAAGACGTGTATCCACATCTTGATTTGAGAGTGGATCATCATCAAGACCCGATCGCACAGCTACGATTTTTGTTTGAAGAGTCCCGCAAAGATTACTATCAATCGTTCCGTCAAACGATGCCGTCTCAATGTCTTCGTACGCATTCAGTTACGGCGAATGAATTGGCGAAACGCATTCAAGATGTAATTCGCAAAAAGTCGAACTTTAAAGCGATCGAATCCCCTTTAGAAATCACAGAGCCGCGTCGTTAA
- a CDS encoding response regulator yields MTAQSLILIVDDNATNAQVLVEVLARYNTLVAKSGEEALSQLETVSPDLILLDVVMPGMDGFEICDRIQSNPKTQDIPIIFMSALSNVEDIAKGLYLGAVDYITKPFQQTEVIARVQIHLKLRQQTRQLKNLNDQLEQQVAERTEQLSRSLNDLQAIQLQLIHQEKMSTLGQLVSGIGHEINNPLNSISGNLAHADQYVQDLISHLHLYHRYYPDPVAEIVQDAEEIDLPFLTQDLTQLLATMKVATDRIAHISRSLRTFSRSDHENTIELHIQDGLDSTLLLLQHRIKPNSHRPAIQIIRDYAHLPPISCYPGQLNQVFMNLLANAIDAIDESNRGKPYAEIVTNPNQIHVVTELKSAAIAIRIRDNGIGMTEAVQQEMFKPSFTTKPVGKGTGLGLAIAYQIIVERHRGSLTCNSAPGQGTEFMIELPL; encoded by the coding sequence ATGACAGCACAAAGTCTCATTTTGATTGTGGACGACAACGCAACCAACGCGCAGGTTTTGGTCGAGGTGTTGGCGAGATACAACACCTTAGTTGCAAAAAGCGGCGAAGAAGCATTAAGCCAACTAGAGACAGTATCACCGGATTTGATTCTATTAGATGTGGTAATGCCGGGAATGGATGGGTTTGAGATTTGCGATCGCATTCAGTCCAATCCCAAAACTCAAGACATTCCAATCATCTTCATGAGTGCGCTTTCTAATGTCGAAGATATTGCCAAAGGTTTGTACCTGGGCGCGGTTGACTATATTACTAAACCTTTTCAGCAGACTGAAGTGATTGCTCGTGTGCAAATTCATCTAAAGCTGCGCCAACAAACTCGACAGCTAAAAAACCTCAATGATCAGCTAGAACAACAAGTAGCAGAAAGAACCGAGCAACTGTCTCGATCGCTAAATGATTTGCAAGCAATTCAATTGCAATTAATCCACCAAGAAAAGATGTCTACGCTCGGTCAATTGGTATCGGGAATCGGGCACGAAATCAATAATCCACTGAATTCGATCTCTGGTAATCTCGCTCATGCAGACCAATATGTTCAGGATTTAATCAGCCATTTGCATTTGTATCACCGTTATTATCCTGATCCGGTTGCTGAGATTGTTCAAGATGCTGAAGAAATCGATCTACCCTTTCTCACACAGGATTTAACTCAACTGCTCGCGACGATGAAAGTGGCAACGGATCGGATTGCTCACATTAGTCGATCGCTGCGAACTTTTTCCCGGAGTGATCATGAAAATACGATCGAACTTCACATTCAAGACGGTTTAGATAGTACTCTCCTGCTTCTACAACATCGAATTAAACCGAATTCGCATCGTCCCGCGATTCAGATTATTCGCGACTATGCACATTTACCACCGATTTCATGTTACCCAGGGCAACTAAATCAGGTATTTATGAATTTGTTAGCGAATGCGATCGATGCGATCGATGAATCCAATCGAGGAAAACCTTACGCTGAAATCGTCACCAATCCAAATCAAATTCATGTCGTGACTGAACTGAAATCAGCAGCGATCGCGATTCGGATTCGAGATAACGGAATTGGAATGACCGAAGCAGTACAGCAGGAAATGTTCAAGCCCTCGTTTACCACAAAGCCAGTCGGAAAAGGAACCGGGCTGGGACTCGCGATCGCTTATCAAATCATTGTGGAAAGACATCGAGGAAGCCTCACCTGCAATTCTGCTCCAGGTCAGGGCACAGAATTCATGATCGAGCTTCCCCTGTAA